One segment of Arvicanthis niloticus isolate mArvNil1 chromosome 5, mArvNil1.pat.X, whole genome shotgun sequence DNA contains the following:
- the Hint2 gene encoding adenosine 5'-monophosphoramidase HINT2, which translates to MANGTAPAGDTLGKMAAAVLLAVGLRAAHRTLAAAGSRGAQVRGNAGVTDGSEVAKAQKAAPGTAPTIFSRILDRSLPADILYEDQQCLAFRDVAPQAPVHFLVIPRKPIPRISQAEEDDQQLLGHLLLVAKKVAQAEGLKDGYRLVVNDGKMGAQSVYHLHIHVLGGRQLQWPPG; encoded by the exons ATGGCCAATGGGACTGCGCCTGCAGGCGACACTCTCGGGAAGATGGCTGCTGCTGTGCTGCTGGCCGTGGGTTTGCGCGCTGCGCACAGAACCCTGGCGGCCGCGGGGTCCCGGGGGGCGCAG GTCCGAGGAAATGCAGGTGTGACTGATGGGAGTGAAGTGGCCAAGGCCCAGAAAGCAGCTCCTGGAACAGCGCCAACCATCTTCTCCCGGATTTTGGACCGAAGCCTCCCAGCTGACATTCTATATGAAGATCAGCAG TGCCTAGCGTTCCGTGATGTAGCCCCTCAGGCTCCTGTGCACTTTCTGGTCATTCCTAGGAAGCCCATTCCTCGAATCAGCCAGGCTGAAGAAGACGACCAGCAG CTTCTAGGACACTTACTCCTTGTGGCCAAGAAGGTAGCACAGGCCGAGGGTCTGAAAGATGGGTATCGACTTG TGGTTAATGATGGCAAGATGGGTGCACAATCTGTGTACCACCTGCACATTCACGTACTTGGAGGTCGACAGCTGCAGTGGCCACCTGGCTAA
- the Spag8 gene encoding sperm-associated antigen 8, protein METTESTEESLSRSFDVQPSSEGLETSSEPVPSGSSHRPAAQPVLCARAPAQYSVLTEPSSDSLYEATCPASHQRGHAFGFQPLYVSYIPQDPCYTTDLGSSPDPTSSYPCHSSVQSSGSGPCGPGQSSEPSQGSGPTSGPVPVSGPSLVSGPDSASGPDSSGSGPALAPGHEPADPGPGPKPGPRIPQVLRCIPVDLLPNYDAWCQHLHWKPQHSWEPLQVSEPGARGPCKPPEVESEEILCKTRPRGQCLLYNWAEERATNQLDQIPPLQDGSESYVFRHGHQGLLSIKLQSPVSSSTTQKDSYQLPRHACQPLRGKREAMLETLLHHQICKEVQTEQEPTRKLFEMESVTHHDYRMELVRAGPPAPTKPHDYLREQPETFWIEQAGRLPGVSDIRTLDTPFRKNCSFSTPVPLSLGQPLPYELESGPHKMAVMSSLACQGGEQGCRRKKTPV, encoded by the exons ATGGAGACCACCGAGTCTACAGAGGAATCTTTGTCCCG ATCTTTTGATGTACAGCCCAGCTCTGAAGGACTAGAGACTTCTTCAGAACCCGTTCCTTCGGGTAGCAGTCACAGGCCTGCTGCTCAACCTGTGTTATGTGCAAGGGCTCCTGCTCAGTATTCCGTGCTCACAGAGCCCTCCTCTGACAGTCTTTACGAGGCAACCTGCCCTGCATCCCACCAGAGAGGCCACGCGTTTGGCTTTCAGCCCCTCTATGTTTCTTATATTCCTCAGGATCCCTGTTATACCACAGACCTCGGCTCAAGCCCTGATCCTACCTCTTCTTATCCTTGTCATAGCTCTGTTCAGAGCTCTGGCTCTGGCCCTTGTGGTCCTGGCCAGAGCTCTGAGCCTAGCCAGGGCTCAGGTCCCACCTCTGGGCCTGTTCCTGTCTCTGGACCTAGTCTTGTCTCTGGACCTGATTCTGCCTCTGGACCTGATTCTTCTGGCTCTGGACCTGCTCTTGCCCCTGGACATGAACCTGCTGACCCTGGACCTGGTCCTAAGCCTGGCCCCCGCATTCCTCAAGTGCTCAGATGCATCCCAGTCGATCTGCTCCCTAATTATGATGCATGGTGTCAGCACTTACACTGGAAGCCACAACACTCCTGGGAGCCTCTACAGGTCTCAGAACCTGGAGCAAGAGGGCCATGCAAACCTCCAGAGGTTGAATCTGAGGAAATTCTCTGTAAAACACGGCCACGTGGCCAGTGCCTCCTCTACAACTGGGCGGAAGAG AGAGCCACCAACCAGCTGGATCAAATcccaccattacaagatggctccgAGAGTTACGTCTTCCGACACGGACACCAGGGTCTGCTGAGCATCAAACTCCAGTCGCCCGTGTCCTCTAGCACCACCCAGAAAGACTCATACCAGCTCCCAAGACACGCCTGTCAGCCGCTTCGAG GGAAGCGTGAAGCCATGTTGGAGACGCTCCTGCACCACCAGATCTG TAAAGAGGTGCAGACAGAGCAGGAGCCTACAAGGAAGCTCTTTGAGATGGAGTCAGTAACACACCATGACTACAGAATGGAGTTGGTACGAGCAGGGCCTCCTGCCCCAACAAAG CCCCATGATTACCTCCGGGAACAGCCTGAAACCTTCTGGATAGAGCAAGCAGGACGGCTACCG GGTGTCAGTGACATCAGGACACTGGACACACCATTCCGGAAGAACTGCAGCTTCTCAACACCAGTGCCCTTGTCTCTGGGGCAGCCTTTGCCTTACGAACTGGAGAGCGGCCCCCACAAAATGGCGGTAATGTCTTCCCTTGCCTGTCAGGGAGGAGAGCAGGGATGCAGAAGGAAGAAAACTCCAGTCTAA